TGTCAATAATCTATGCTTGTTTGTTAGGGACAAATGTTGTATGTTGTAAGATTATGACAAGGTGGAGCTGACTGATACACCTGAACACCAGggaatatttatgtttaattgaactgaaatttcattttctcactgtttttttttctcctgtgaaCACAATAGAGAATATGTGCTACTTCGGATTGTTTTTACCCCAACAGCAGAGCTTGTATagcccccccctccacccccccccccccctttacaAACACATGCAGCTCTGCTccattgtttatgtttgtgtagcTATTTACAGCTCAGGGTGCAGTAATATAAAACTGTATATGCAGCATTCCTGAAACATCAGACAACCTGACACAGCCCAGCCGCATCCTTGAACTTCACACATGCTCGTCTTTTATccagatatttaaaatctgaaagtCTTCCGGTCTTCTGCCAGAATCTGATTTGAGagatcatactgtatattgaaatgtgaaatgtaaaacgTTCATCGGCGTGAGACAGTGACAGTGTGAGAAAAAGGCAGTCCGAGTGCCTCCAAAGGACGCgcagtgtgtttttctgcagggGGGTGGTAGGTCATTGTCAATTAGCggccctccctctgtgatgatgatgatgatgagaccATGTAATACATCATCTCTCATGTCAAGATCTGTGAGAGGCTAATTACATAATTCAGCTTGTTGTTGCACATGTACCCTAATGAACGCTTGTTTTAATCTCTTGTGAAGACATTATATTTCCCTAAAGGCTCGTTAACCTTAAACATAACTGCTACATACTGAAATTTAACCCCTTCATTAACCTTAAGTATAATTCTAAGCTTAACCAAACCAAATCATCCCTAAAACATCAGCTTTAGCTTGTGAGATCAGCCTTTTGTTTCCCTGATTGGAGGTGAATCCCCTCAAACGTGTGAACCGATTTCTGTCAACACATCGAGATTAATACTGGTACACACACGGATACTCACACGCAGGCACATACAGGTCATCACACTGCAACACAGCTGATGCAAACTAGATGTCTAGATGTCACCTGTGTGGCCTTATAGTGTCTGTTTAGCCTTGTGGTGGTTTTTCAACTCCTGTCACTGTTCACACTTGCACAGGTTTTACCATGAAGTGAGAGAAATGACCAAAATACGATTGGCTTTAATTAAATTTGGATataatttagtcatttttccACCCACCTTTGATATGACTGATGTTCTTCCTGCcactgcacaaaaaaaagagttttagtCAAAAACTGAATCCTTGCAATGTTTTTTTGGGAGTTTCTATGTTGTAAAATAATGGTCAaatttcaatatatttaatGTTGACAATAGCTACTGGCAGTTTCTGTGCAAAATCATCTACTTTACATGTCGTCATCCACTAACAAACGAGCAACACAAGGGAttagatataaaaaaaacaacaaaatggatGTTATTAACTAGATTATTACTTAAACCGATTGTCGCATTTGTTTGCACTTTCAAATAAGTGGTTTAGAAAACATGTTGAAACTGGAGAtttgtttaaaatctgtctTATCATCCGTGTTGTGGCTCTCCATAACAGAACTGTGTTATCAGATCATAGCAATGAACCTTGTGAGTAAATTCGTGACCAACAGAAGTGATgattaaatatatgaaaacaaaacctttcCTATAAGTTGGGAAACTACGACCAATTTGAAATACATACAAATGGATGTTGGTATACAGGAATGTAACCTTATCTTACAGGGTGAAGCATTTGTACCGTTCACATACAACTACAACATCTGTAGAAGGCAGCGAAGCACAagtgacacatgcacacacacacaccgtcatTCAActacacaaacaacacaacatgGTGAGATATAGCCAGTCGCTGTACAGTGTGTCCCACGATGCTCACAGATGCACATAACAGAACACCGAGTACAACCTACAACACACTCTGCAGAGATGCCGGAGCTATTTGAAACATACTGCAGATGGgtaactttttctttccttggGCTTCGTTGCACACAGGCACCAGCTGTGCGAgcagagtctgtgtgtgtgtgtgtgtgtgtgtgtgtgtgtgtgtgagagagagaaaatttgtgtgtgtgtgtgtgtgatgtgtgtaggAGGCAGGGCATGAAGGGCTTCAAAGGGTTCATtaaccgtgtgtgtgtatgaaaaggGCAAGATGATGCAAGACTGcaaaggactgtgtgtgtgtgtgtgtgtgtttgtaagtggATGTGTAGTTATGTGAAGGAGGGGAAATgactctgtgcatgtgtgtgtgtgtgtgtgtgtgtgtgtgtgtgtgtctgagttaGAGTGGGGCATACTGTGGACTGATTAATGAGCTCATGCTGTCATACTCACATTCTGCACAGGGGGATTCAAGTAAACCCAGCGCCGGTGTGACTGCACTCATTTGTTATTATAGAGTAATTCTGTGGAATTTATCCATCCTTTGCCGTCTAATGTGTAACAGTAACACATCCTTACTAGAAGGCACAGCTACGCTGGAATTATCCCATCCAGTTCTTATCAAGCTGAACAGAGGAACAGTACTGAAATGGCAAATTAGCCTCTGCTTCATTTATCCTGCAGTGAGCACTCCACTCCACGGTGAATGTGTTTCCATAGGAACATGATGTTACTTTGGGCTTCACGAGCTGTGCAATGTACCCTACGTCGccgcctgtttttttttttttttttttgcttatcttttctgttcagtttcctctctcctctcatcagtGACACCACACAGATCAAGGAAAacagggatagagagagagagagagagagagagggagagaaagagagagtgagaaaggggtttggaaataaaatcaataggGCCATTTAACCGCCACTTTGGTTTTCAGATTTCTGTTTGGCGTATCTCGAAGCCTGCTCCGGTCTTATCAGCCTGACATCGATGTTCCTCAAGATGTCTTTTTATTAGAGCCTACAGGCTTTTACAGCTCCAATTTCCTACAGCCACTATGCAATTTCGTTTCCTTGAGTGTGTTCACTGTATCTGCATCTCCTCGATCTATATCAGCTGAAATATTACAGCAATTACTTCCAGCTTTgtgcacaaatgtgtgtgtgtgtgtgtgagtttgctgagagacagagaatcaGTGTGTTTCGTAAAGACTGCAGAGTAGCTGAAAATCAGTATAAGTCAGCAGCAACAGTTCTCTGCTTTTGTGGCAGCAGTTTAAAGGTTGGTTGCACATTCTGATGtcataaaaacaagatttctCTTTCATGCAGCAAattgtaccaaaaaaaaaaaaaaaaagcagagtttTAAGTTTTGTACAGTGACTTTGCAAACAGTATTTTGCcggattatgaaaacaagaaggAGTCAGataaaacagcaaaagaaaagaGGTTGAAGTAATGGAGGGAGCTGAGCGGGATGTGTGGTTGTGTACGTGTATGGCAGCGActaaaaaggagagagagagatagggaggGAGAGGAGCTCTTGTTAAAGTGTCTGTGGTGATTTGCAGGGGCGTCCTTGCAACCTTCCCTCCACCTGACTGGATATTTTATGAGCGTTGCAGAATCAGAAAAGGAGGCAGGCTTATAATACAGCTGACAGAAGTCTTTTTATGGTGGATGGGCAGCGGTGcaggagggtggtggtggtggtggcggtggtggtggtgagagGGGaatgaggaggggggggagtcTAATAAAGCTGAGTGCATCTCTCCTGGAATGAAGCTgtggcgagagagagagagagagagagacagagagagagagagagagagaggagaggctggcGAAGTGCTACAAACATTAATGTGTGAGTGAGCACAAGTGCATGCGTGCAGTATGCACCATATGTCCagatgtatgtgtttgtgtgtgtgtgtgtgtgggggcgTCAGTTTGCTCAGATCTGACGTCAGCGTGTTGAACGATCACTCAGCGTGTTCCAGTATGAGAGGTACTAGCCCTTCATTATGGGGtgggtgaagaggaggaggaggaggaggaggaggaggaagagggggaagaGGGGGGTTTGCACGGTGAAGCAGTATCAGCGCACAGGGCAGAATGCAGCCCTCAGCACTATGCCAGCCCAAGCGTGCAGCAATTAGTCACTGAATTGATATCAAGTCTGTGAAGCACTCTGCCATGCAGAATGAATACTTACTGATGATATATTATGTGGTTTGTTGAAatgacacttttttaaaaaattctaaCTGTAATGAAAAGGCCCCGAACACACAATACAGAgactgttttcttctcttctcagcTCACAGTAGCTTTTTTCCACCACGCAGTTACGTTCTAATTTTAGATATTGTCGGTTTGGAACACATAAAGTCGATCCTATGTGAGTTTGACTTAACCATTTAGCACCACAGAGTAAGGTCTTAAGTCATTTATCACTTCCATGTTATGGGGCAGTCAGGTGCACATGTCCAGCCATCCATTTTCTAAGCAGCTTATCCTGTGCAGGGTCACTGGGGGCTGGAGCCTATGGCTGTATGCATTAAGTGGGAAACAGGGAATAGCCTATATAGGTCCACTAACACATGTACAGTCACACTAAGCCGGCTAAATTTGAAAACTGAATGTACATGTAAAAACATCCGGCGCCcacatcagtgttttcattttcgTAAAGTCCTCCATCCACACTTGAATGCCTGTACAAAAGGAAAACATCAGAATTTagttgttctcatttacatgtttttttatttttctgttgtgaaCTATAAAATAGTGATTTGAACATTAAAAGTACCTGTTAACTAGGTGAACAGTATCTCCGTTGCTGCTTCACTGAAATGTAGCTCAAAACATGAATTTATGATCATGAAGTCATctaacaaaacatataaatactTAATGGCAATGGCTGCGCCATGTGGTCgtcatttaaaatgagtgatcacagagaaagttaTGACAACAGAAGGTTTACTTTGACCATGTTTGGTCCTTAtgcatacattttcaaaagctCAATTTTTGTCCGTAACCTACTAAAACATAATGTTGACGTTTTCAGATTAATCTGCTCTCATGACCATTGTCCAAAAATTCACTTTTCAGATGAGAAAATGCCAGCTCAGTGCGGATGAAGGaccaaaacagaaagaaaaaggcaCATTTTCAAACTTAGCTGGTTTAGTGTGAACATTCACACCTAAAAGCAATTCTCAGTTTACCTAACCTACATGTCTTTGGACAGTGGGAGGAAAGTGGAGgaaacccacacagacacacagagacaatatgcaaactccacacagaaattCAAGGGATAAAAGATGAGATTGATTATCTCAATATTTCACCTAAAGCAGCAAACTGCTGCACATTGCATTTCTTCCATGtcaaatttcagtttcagttgtttACTATTCTTACATGGTTTCCTCACAACTagaatacagtaaaaaacaataaataacaaaaggTATCCAGATTACATTTTCCATTCAAAAAACTAGAATCTTAAAGCTCTAGATGTGGCCTGGTTGCTGCAGCAGTATACTGTCGTCTTACATTTGGGGTATCTTTAAAACTCAGGCCATTTTGCAGCGTTGCAGTAACCAGGAATGCAgatttttggtgtgtgtgtgtgtgtgtgtgtgtgtgtctctgtctgtcatgaGCTGTGAATTCTTTAGAGGTGTGATGCTGTGTTGGCAGTTTTCTTAAACACCCAGGGACAGACCTTCCTCTGAAACACACCGGACACTGAGCTGTGCGCCAGGTAGCTGCTACACCTCAGGGACAATAGCAGATACTTCACTGTACCTTATATTCTGGTACTTTGCACAAACTGAAGTTAGAGACACTTGTCTGCTTActgatatattttaaacatattttcgAATGTTTAAATTAGTGCGTCTGTGTTTACGATGGACTTATTGTGATGTTGTTTATATGTAATTTATTCTTGGGCGAATTAAATCTTGATCTTAACGAGacttcctgaataaataaagctgaactaGGTAACTACTACTGTGTAATGATACAAAATCTAATTAAATCAATTTTGAAGAGTTATATtgtttaattaatgtaatttaatttaagtttaCTGTAACTGTGTGACCTTGTTCTTCTCCTAACAGACCagcacctcctcatcctcatcggAGACCTGGATAAGAAAACTACCCGACCCTCTTAAGGTGGACGGggtacattaaaaatacatgtccCAAAGGAGCGCTGCCGTGGCAAACAGTAAACCCATAAATCAACACAGGAGGACTTGGATTTCTTCATTATCGCCTCCTACAGcaacaacagaggaaaaggcATGTCGGCAGGCCCGCTGACCCACCGACGTGCACCATAGGATTCTATTTCTGGAGCCTCATTGCTTTTACAGATTAACTGCCCTCAAATATGGCCCCAATCCGTTCATTGCGGCACTAGTTTGACTGCAGCCGGAGGTTGTGCATATTCAAGCTTCAAAACACCCCGCTGTGCGTCAGTCCAGTCATCTGAAGGGTCCGCTGCCTTTGGCCTGTTTTTGAAGGCAGTGtcaatgcactttttttttttccccctcccgACTCCTGCAGAGGAACAAACATACGCCTGTATGTCATGACAGcttaaaagtcttttttttaaattctcattGCCCATTTCCATCCAGAACTGTTTTTACCCTTGAAGGGAAAGATTGACATCCAAAGCTTTCACACTAATACCATGACACTGTGCTTAGATTAAGACTTCATATTTTATTGCAAGAGACATTTTCCATGAGTTCCTGAGGGCAAATCACACTAAAATCCCATTGCCCAGTGTTTTCATTAGCCTGTCTGGGGCTAATCAAGGTCCTCCATCATCAGAACTGACACTTTCATATTGTATGAGCGAGAAAAGTAGCCGACATTAGCATATTCATGAACACTGAGACACTCAATCATGTGAAATGGAAGACATGGGCCAAACCCTGAGCCATCAAGGTCTGAAACAAATCGCTTATGACATGTGAGGAAAAGAGGATCTTGAATCCTTCAGCACAGCATCCCATACCCTACAGGAGACGGCTACCACTGGCACATTAAGGATATTTCACTCTAACATTAACCTGGCATGTGTTGTTTGCCTCTGGAATCAGGCCTATAATAAGAGAAAAATTAAAGAATTGGATTAAAGATGGATTATCACTGAAACACTAAAGCCAGCAAAGCAGCTGCCTTTGCATAAACCCATCGTACGCTCTCCAGGGAGACGCTGCTGCAGACTGATTTGTAGATTACATTTGGTTGTTGATGTGGTGGCCTTTCGTGTGCTTGGTATTAAAAGAGCGGGATGGAGAATCTAGATGAGCTGGAGCACCCTCTTCTGGGAGAAAGCCCCGATAACAGCCAAGCATCAAAGCCGGGGCAAGGGCCCGGACCTGGACAGGCCCCTGGTGGGCTGTTTAAGGGAATCTTGGTTAAGTGTGAGGAAGACAGAGCCTACCCTCCTTTAACGTGGAGGAACTATTGTGGACATCCTCCTGAGCTTCAGCAGCAACAGCTACTGGATCCCTGCTCATTACCTCGCACACTGGAGTCTTTCTACCCACCGCCCCCCATCTGGGGCCACGCAGACTCCCTGCTCAGCAAGGACTACCTGGAGACCACCTTTGTGGACATTCGGCCCGGCTCTACGCTGGAGAGGAAGCTTCTGGCTGAGACGCAGGACTTCCACAGCATGTCCTATAGCATGGATGATGAAGACGACCTGCTTCCTGACTCTGACGTAAGACATCCCACTGACACgatgctgagaaaaaaaattctggtgAACTGACAACAGAGTTTATGCATTTGAATACAAAATTTAAACATAAGACATAATGACAGTtatagaaaaacaacacaaattatTCCCTTTGTGATGATTCTCAAAGACAGAGAGGTGAACcagcaacaaataaataatcatcatgTCTGACAATCTAATTTCTACCACATCCTCATAGAGGAGCTTTGCATTAAAAGAGACTCTCATATTCTCAGGACAGAATCTGGGAACCAAAGAGGAACTTAAAATAGACATATGAGAAATGTATTTCAGGCTAGGCGGCAAATGAATGCTTACTGTCAAAAAGCCAGATTACATAAAGCTCTTCTCCTGCTGCGGTGCAGGTAATGACACTACAGTAGCGATGGAGGATGTCAGTTCTGTTTCACTGACTATTGAGCAGAGCCCACCCTAAAGTGTAATGGAAATTAGCTTTAAGACGCTTAGAGTGGTCATGTGACCTTTTAAGAACAAAACGACGCGTCAACATGTGAATATATATGCTGCATCTGTCACAAATAGCTGCTGGTTGATTATATGATTATGAAAAATCCAATTACCCACTGTGTACTAAAAAGGCTGAAGGCCATTCTACATTTATTACTTTgattaacaaacaaacactcagtAGTACCATACAGCATTAAAATCAAGAGCAATCAGCTGCCCACAAAGTTTAGCTGTTAACATTGAGAGTTTGCTCCACAAGGACAAAAGAAGAGCGcatgaaataatgttttttctcGAGCTCATTCTGAATGCTGGCAGTAGTGCAGTGATGCAAAGGTGCAGGCTAGTTGGAATAAAACCTTGCAGTGACCTTAAAGAAGCACAACACagcatctctttctctttagtTTCACTTCACAAACACTTAgttaaatgactaaaacatgTCTGGCTTTCCTCTTGATTAGAGATTTCCCCATCTTCTCCCTGACATCGGAACTGCTTTATGTCAACAAAAAATGCTCCAGGCGGATCACTCCTGATATCTGAGAATAAAATCCAGATAGAACAGATCAATCTTAACATCAGAGAGTTATTTTTCAAACCAGCAGAACATGCATGTGCAGCGAGTGACATCAGAATCATCAAAATAACCTTGACGATGATGCATCCGCTCAGGTGCATCTTttgaaaatgcattattatttcacgcgttaaaataaaacaaggaaaGTAATATAACAGGgtcagaaagacagagagaggaagagtcagATTGAATATGCAGCTGTTTCAAAAAGATGCGCGAGTCATGAATCGCCTGCGGTCAGCGGAGCTAGTGCACATTCAGACTAACCTCATTCAGTCACATTATCTTACAGGCACCAGCAAAGTTTTCCAGTTGTTTGTGAGGACATGAACattataaaaccaacattttaaTGCTTAGTAGCTTAGTTTTAGTGtattatgtatgtttgtatgtttaatgcatttttaaaataacaatactCAACATATACACACTTGATTGAATTAATAAGCTTTGGGTCTAAAGGTTTGGTtcaccaaaattacaaaaatctttttttctcacttgtcCTGGTGTTTAGCCATGCAGGTAGATTTGGTTTTACTTACCCAATACCTGATAAAACTAATACAAGCAAGCGGACAAGCAATGAGTGGCCACAAAGTTGAAAGGGAAattcatttgtggtgctcacagaattttaaaattacatttacagcatgtaacatcaatgtgtctttccaaaaacaatgtCCTCGTATTTTGAATAATACACTTGGTGGTAGCAGTTTTCAGTGGAACTGCTACCACCAAAGAAATAGTCGCTATGAAAACTTTTCACACTGTTTTATTATCCAGAGTAATGGAGACACTGCTTCTGGAGAGAGATGTTGCTGaatttttaatgcagttttcCAATGATGTGAGCCAAAATGACATTCATCTCCATTGCATTGGTGTGGAGGCGGaaacctgtgaaaacaaacccaaaacTATCAGCATTAACAGATAACACTGTCATTTGTATTACTGGACCCTTTAAACTGAACTCCATCTATGTGCACTTGAATCCTCAGGACTCATCCATTGATGACTTTAGTGATACAGACAGTGAGAACAACTTCCCTCTGATGATCCCTCAGGACTACTTGGGTCTGGCTTTTTTCTCCATGCTCTGCTGCTTCTGGCCCCTGGGCATCGCTGCCTTCTACCTTTCACAGaaggtacaaacacacacacacacacacacacacacacacacttagtcCTGAGCTGACAAGATGCAACCTGGCACTTTAGTTCACAGCTGAGGGTGATTTCTTACCCTCTGCAGTGTGTGTAGACTGAAAACAGGTTCAGTGTCTCAAATGCGGACATTATGGAATTCATGCTTCGGAGTAAAGACAGGGAGGGATTACATCTAGATTTGCAGGATTATGCCACAAGAACCTTGAAATAGCAGAGCTGAACAATCCAAAGGAGGAATGCACAAAGATCTGCGGTTGTGTCTTGTGGTTTTATATGTTCAGATCATTTTAGAATCAGAAGTTGTTTTGAGGTGTGCCGActaaaaacacagaagcagGAACGAAAAGAACAGTGTGAACAGTCTTTGTTTGGGTTGTTTAGGTTGAAATGTAGTCAACTCTAATGCATATTTCAAAAGCAACAACCAGAGCAAATACAAAACTGAGACAAGTTTATGTAGCagaaatatgtatatatatatatttttatcctTAAGTGATTTAGTGATCCCACTGATCTAATAAATAAGAGCTGTGTATCTCTAGTCGCCCCTGCTACGATATCTATActatcatatacagtatactgtattgTCCCTGTTTTACAATGTTCATATTTCTAACTCCAGCTGATCCTGAGCCATCATATGCAAGTAGAGAATCTAACAACAAACACGCTGCTACCTGCAGACACTGTGTCAGCATCCTGCCAATACAACCACCTTCCTCCACTCTAGCAGCCTAAAATCACTCTCTACAAAGGGTTTGACAACAAAAGATACTGacaaattcataaaaataaagatgtaaTGCGATACCTACGGCTCATGTGAGAGTGTTTTTCCTCTAAAAAATATGGCTTGTTAATTCATTAGCTGAGTTAATTAATCTCCTCTAAGATAAAGTTGGTGGAAATATGGAGCGGGTCAAAGACAAAAGGGGAACAACATCACCGCACGAACTATCTCATCAGTCACTATTACCACTGGCCTTGTGGAAACTCCCTCTAACACCACTATCTCCAGTTGCCAGAGGCCACTAGTTTATATAGGCATCCTTCCAGcagtgcaagaaaaaaaaatcccattaatGCTTTTGCAAAGCTAACTGGCGGCAAGCTGCAAAGGCTTTCTGATCAGATCAATGGCCTTCGTTAAGGTTTAATTAGAGTCATAACAAGAAGCCTCAAGGTGATAGATTTCCAATATTGTGGAGTGCTACCTAAAACAGGGGTCAGAGTCAAAGACAAGGactagagggagagaggaaggaaggaaggaggagaaagtgaTGAATGAGGCACAAACGCTGGGTGTGATTCAGAGATGGAACATAATATGGGTTTAGCGTGTGATTGGACTGAGTGGAAGAGGAAAGTGGAGGCCAGGGAGGACATTGACAAATGATGACGAATGCCcttcttccctctttttttaCCCCTCTCTAatcctttatctctctctctctcctttctcttctgtctctcagACGAACAAGGCGTCCGCTCAGGGGGATTTTCAAGGGGCCAACGCAGCATCTCGCCAGGCTCTGTGGCTCTCAGTTCTCTCCATCGTGTTTGGAATCATAACGTACATCTGCGCCATCGCTGCGCTGATTTCCTACCTGTCTGGCAAACCGCCATAAAAGCGAGCTCTTGCACAAAGAATAAACA
This is a stretch of genomic DNA from Thunnus albacares chromosome 6, fThuAlb1.1, whole genome shotgun sequence. It encodes these proteins:
- the tmem91 gene encoding synapse differentiation-inducing gene protein 1, whose protein sequence is MENLDELEHPLLGESPDNSQASKPGQGPGPGQAPGGLFKGILVKCEEDRAYPPLTWRNYCGHPPELQQQQLLDPCSLPRTLESFYPPPPIWGHADSLLSKDYLETTFVDIRPGSTLERKLLAETQDFHSMSYSMDDEDDLLPDSDDSSIDDFSDTDSENNFPLMIPQDYLGLAFFSMLCCFWPLGIAAFYLSQKTNKASAQGDFQGANAASRQALWLSVLSIVFGIITYICAIAALISYLSGKPP